GCGAAACCGACAAGACAATCGTCGCGGCTCCCAACGTGACGACTTATCTGCCGCTGCCCGAAATGCAGCGCGGTGCGAAGCAACAGGCGAGCACCCCGCCCGCCTCCGGCGACCAGCAGGCGGGAGGCCAGTGATGGAACAGATCTGGCAAACACACAAAGCGTCGATCATCGCCGTCGGGGTAGCGATCCTGGCGCTTCTGATGTGCTTCACGGTCGTCCCCGAGACTGAAGAGGCGGTCATCGTGCGCGCCGGGCGACCCGATCCCCAGGTGGTCAACCTCTACAAGCCGGACCAGCCGCTCAGCCATCCCGGCGCGGGGATCGTGTTCCGCATCCCGTTCTACGAGCGGTTGGTGCGGATCGACCGGCGGATACTCAACGTCGACATGGAACCGCAAACCGTGCTGTCGACCGACCAGCTGCGGCTGAACGTCGATGCCTATGCCCGTTACCGGATCATCGACCCGGTCAAGATGGTCCAGACCGCCGGAACGCTCGACACCGTCGAAACCCAGCTCTCGGCGATTCTAAGCTCGGTGGTGCGGCAGGAACTCGGCCGCCGCAGCTTCGCGTCGCTGCTCACTGCCGAACGCGGCACGACGATGCTCAACATCCGCAGGAAGCTCGATACCCAGGCGCGCGAATACGGCGCCAAAGTGATCGACGTGCGGATCAAGCGCGCCGACCTGCCCGACGGCACGCCGCTGCAATCGGCGTTCGACCGGATGCGGACCGCACGCGACCAGGAAGCCAAGACTATCCTCGCGCAGGGCCAGAAGAACGCCCAGATCATCCGTGCCGACGCCGATGCCAAGGCTGCCAAGATCTACGCCGACGCGTTCAACAAGGATCCAAAGTTCTACGATTTCTACCGCGCGATGCAGAGCTACGACACGGTCTTTTCCAACGGTGCGGAAGGATCGTCCGCGATCATCCTGGGCCCGGACAACGAATATCTGAAGCAGTTTCGCGGAAAACCCTGACGACGAGCGCCGTGTTCAAACACGGTTAAGCCCCGTCGGCGTGAGTACGCGCGCGGGGACACCGCGGACCCATCCCGCCTTTCGGGCGTTCGGGTTCGCAACGGACAAGAAGAGGAAGCAAAGGACGTGAAGCGCGTGCGATATTCATACGGACTTACTTCGGCGCTGCTGGTCGGCGGTGCCGCGATCTCGCTCATCACCGGTTACCCCGCCGGGGCGCAGGTTGCCCAGAACGACGACAGCCAGATCGCCAAGGTGGTGCCCCGCGCGGGTGCGCCCTCCGGGTTCGCGGACCTGACGGCCCAGCTCCAGCCTGCAGTGGTCAACATCTCGACCCGCCAGCGGATCCAGGTGCAGTCGCAGAACCCCTTCGCGGGCACCCCGTTCGAAGGCCTGTTCGGCACCCCGAACGGCGGCGGCCAGCCGCAGACCCGCGAAGCGCAGTCGCTCGGTTCCGGGTTCATTATCTCGGCAGACGGCTACGTGGTCACCAACAACCACGTCATCAGCCCCGAAGGCAACGGCCAGGTCGAGGAGATCACCGTCACCACTCCTGACGGGACGGATTACCCGGCAACGATCGTCGGCAAGGACGATGCGTCGGACCTCGCGGTGCTCAAGATCAAGGGCGACAAGCCGTTTCCGTTCGTCAAGTTCGGCGATTCGGCGAAGGCACGCCCGGGCGACTGGGTGATCGCGATCGGCAATCCGTTCGGGCTCGGCGGCACAGTGACTGCGGGGATCGTTTCGGCGGTCTATCGCGCGACCGGCTCGGGTTCGCCCTACGACCGTTACATCCAGACCGACGCGAGCATCAATCGCGGCAACTCGGGTGGCCCGTTGTTCGACATGCAGGGTAACGTGATCGGCATCAACAACGCGATCCTTTCGCCGTCGGGCGGCAGCGTCGGCATCGGCCTCGCCATTCCAGCCGATACCGCCGCGCCGATCGTCAAGAAGCTGATTTCGGGCGAGAAGATCGAGCGCGGCTACCTCGGCGTCCAGATCCAGCCGGTCACAGGCGACCTCGCCGATTCGCTCGGCCTGCCGCAGAATCGCGGCGAATTCGTCCAGGCGGTCGAGCCGGGCCAGCCGGCGGACAAGGCCGGCATCAAGCCGGGCGACATCGTGACCAAGGTGGGCGGCAAGGACGTGACCAACGACCAGACGCTGTCGTTCCTGGTCGCCAACATCAAGCCGGGCACGTCGGTTCCGGTCGAACTCTACCGCCAGGGCCAGCACCGCACCGTCAATGTCACGGTCGGTACCCGCCCGAGCGAGAAGGAACTCGCCCAATCGCAAATGTTCAACGGCGATGATGGCGATACGAACGACAACTCGTCCGCCCCCGCAACCAGCGAGGTTGTGACCAAGCATCTCGGCGTCCAGGTGACCCCGATCACTGCACGCATTGCCTCGCAGCTGGGCGTATCGCCCGATACCAAGGGCGTGGTCGTGCTCAGCCTCGACCCGAGTTCCGATGCGGCCCAGAAGGGCTTGCAACGCGGCGACATCATCCTCTCGGCGAATTACAAAGATATCTCAAGCGTGGCGGACCTGGAAGCGGTGGTCAGCCAGGCGATGAAGGACAAGCGCGAATCCGTGCTGCTTCGCGTACAACGTCGCGGCCGTCCGGCAATGTATATCGCATTCCGCCTGCAATAGGCAGCGCGTCAACTCTCGAAGAGCCCCGCCCGCACACCCGTGCCGGCGGGGCTTTTCATTTGTCCGCTTGAAAACCCGGACTGCAAGTGCGGTGGTTAGCCGCCGGGCTGGACCGTAACGGCGCGTGGCCCGGTTTGCTGCAACGTCGTGCGCGGGGGCGGTGCGGGCGACGCGCCCGGTCCCTTGCCGATCGCCCGATCGAGGAAATCGTCGCTTGCGGCCTGGCCATTGTCACCCGACGGCGGGTTGGGCGAATTGCGCGACGGCGCAGACTGTGCACCCGGTTCGCTGCCCGGCGGGAATGCCATCTGGCCCGGGGTTTCGGGTTTGTTGGGCTGGATCAGGTTGCCCTGCTCGTCGGTGTAATAATAGTCGCCGGGATTGCCGTCGTAGTAGTGCTCGTCGTCCGGCTCCTGCTGCCACTCGGGCAATTTGAGCTCGGTCTTGAACTGCTCCACCGGGCGGTCCTTGACTGCATAGTTCATGTAGTCGGCGAACGCCTTCGCAGGGGCCGATCCGCCGTGCAGGCCGGGCACCGGCTTGGCATCGTCGCGCCCCATCCACACCCCGGTGGTGATCCCGCTCGAAAAGCCGAGGAACCAGCCATCCTTGTTGAGGCTCGTGGTGCCGGTCTTACCCGCAACTGGGCGGCCGATCTGCGCAGCACGCGCGGTCCCCGTGGCCACGGTCGTCTGCAGCATGTCGGTCATCCCGGCAGCGACGTAGTCGGGGATCAGCTGTCCGAAGCGGCCCGGCTGGTGCTGGAACAGGACATCGCCCTTGGTGTCGGTGACCTTGACGATGCCGTACGGCTGGATCGCGAACCCGCCGTCCGAAATCTCCGCGAACGCCTGGGTCAGCTGTATCACCCGCACTTCCGATGAACCCAGCACCATCGCCGGATAGGTCGAGATCGGGGTGGTAATTCCGAACCGCCGCGCGACCGAAGCCACCGTGCCGAAGCCGACTTCGTTGCCCAATTGCGCGGCAACGGTGTTTTTCGAATAGGCAAATGCATCGCGCACGCTCATTTCGCCGGCGTACGAACCGCCCGCGTTGTGCGGCGACCAGCCGTCGATCGTCACCGGCACGTCCTTGACCCGGTCGTCGGGCGTGTACCCGGCCTCGAGCGCAGCGATGTAGACGAACAGCTTCCACGCCGAACCGGGCTGGCGCATCGCCTCGGTCGCACGGTTGTAGTTGCTGGTGACGTAGTCGGTCCCGCCGACCATCGCGAGGATCGCGCCATCGCGATCGAGCGAGACGAGCGCACCTTGCGCGCCCTTCGGCGCATTGGCCTTGATCGCTTGTGCCGCGGCATTCTGCATCCCCGGATCGAGTGTGGTCCAGACCTCGAGTGGCTCGGTCGTGTCGGGTACCATCACTTCGAGCTGCGGCAGGACCCAGTCGGTGAAGTAACGCACCGAATTCTCGTTGCTGTCCTTCTTGAGCTTGACTGTCGCCGGGTTGACCGCCGCCTCGCTGGCACTGATCCGGCCCTGTTCGCGCATCAGCGCCAGTACGACATTGGCGCGTTTGACCGCTGCATCAACGTCGGCGGTGGGCGAGAACCGGCTGGGAGCCTTGACCAGTCCGGCGATAATCGCCGCTTCGCCGACCGACAGGTGCGTCGCCGGGTGGCTGAAGAACTTGCGGCTGGCGGAATCGATACCGTAGGCGCCGCCGCCGAAATAGACCTTGTTGAGATAGAGCGCGAGGATCTGTTGCTTGGAGAACTTCATCTCCAGTGCCATCGCCAGCACCGCCTCGCGCACCTTGCGATCGAACGAGCGGTTCGAATTGAGGAACAGGTTGCGCGCAAGCTGCTGGGTGATCGTAGAGGTCGCCTGGATCCGCTTGTCGCCAGTCATCCACACGTAGATTGCACGCACCAGTCCGATCGGATCGACCCCGAAGTGCGAATAGAACCGCCGGTCCTCGACCGAGACCATCGCGTCCTTCATCACTTGCGGGATCTGGTCGGAGTTGAGCCACTGGCCATAGCTCGGCCCGAGTTCGATCAGCTCGCTACCGTCGCGGGCACGCACGACCACGGTCTGCCCCGGCTGGG
Above is a window of Tsuneonella mangrovi DNA encoding:
- a CDS encoding transglycosylase domain-containing protein, with translation MAKRGSRRTAAANQQRSQQSKRARVRSGWRLWLRRLVIWGGALALIGALFLGAAVVFAERSLPSYNSLAATQPGQTVVVRARDGSELIELGPSYGQWLNSDQIPQVMKDAMVSVEDRRFYSHFGVDPIGLVRAIYVWMTGDKRIQATSTITQQLARNLFLNSNRSFDRKVREAVLAMALEMKFSKQQILALYLNKVYFGGGAYGIDSASRKFFSHPATHLSVGEAAIIAGLVKAPSRFSPTADVDAAVKRANVVLALMREQGRISASEAAVNPATVKLKKDSNENSVRYFTDWVLPQLEVMVPDTTEPLEVWTTLDPGMQNAAAQAIKANAPKGAQGALVSLDRDGAILAMVGGTDYVTSNYNRATEAMRQPGSAWKLFVYIAALEAGYTPDDRVKDVPVTIDGWSPHNAGGSYAGEMSVRDAFAYSKNTVAAQLGNEVGFGTVASVARRFGITTPISTYPAMVLGSSEVRVIQLTQAFAEISDGGFAIQPYGIVKVTDTKGDVLFQHQPGRFGQLIPDYVAAGMTDMLQTTVATGTARAAQIGRPVAGKTGTTSLNKDGWFLGFSSGITTGVWMGRDDAKPVPGLHGGSAPAKAFADYMNYAVKDRPVEQFKTELKLPEWQQEPDDEHYYDGNPGDYYYTDEQGNLIQPNKPETPGQMAFPPGSEPGAQSAPSRNSPNPPSGDNGQAASDDFLDRAIGKGPGASPAPPPRTTLQQTGPRAVTVQPGG
- the hflC gene encoding protease modulator HflC, with product MEQIWQTHKASIIAVGVAILALLMCFTVVPETEEAVIVRAGRPDPQVVNLYKPDQPLSHPGAGIVFRIPFYERLVRIDRRILNVDMEPQTVLSTDQLRLNVDAYARYRIIDPVKMVQTAGTLDTVETQLSAILSSVVRQELGRRSFASLLTAERGTTMLNIRRKLDTQAREYGAKVIDVRIKRADLPDGTPLQSAFDRMRTARDQEAKTILAQGQKNAQIIRADADAKAAKIYADAFNKDPKFYDFYRAMQSYDTVFSNGAEGSSAIILGPDNEYLKQFRGKP
- a CDS encoding Do family serine endopeptidase; this encodes MRYSYGLTSALLVGGAAISLITGYPAGAQVAQNDDSQIAKVVPRAGAPSGFADLTAQLQPAVVNISTRQRIQVQSQNPFAGTPFEGLFGTPNGGGQPQTREAQSLGSGFIISADGYVVTNNHVISPEGNGQVEEITVTTPDGTDYPATIVGKDDASDLAVLKIKGDKPFPFVKFGDSAKARPGDWVIAIGNPFGLGGTVTAGIVSAVYRATGSGSPYDRYIQTDASINRGNSGGPLFDMQGNVIGINNAILSPSGGSVGIGLAIPADTAAPIVKKLISGEKIERGYLGVQIQPVTGDLADSLGLPQNRGEFVQAVEPGQPADKAGIKPGDIVTKVGGKDVTNDQTLSFLVANIKPGTSVPVELYRQGQHRTVNVTVGTRPSEKELAQSQMFNGDDGDTNDNSSAPATSEVVTKHLGVQVTPITARIASQLGVSPDTKGVVVLSLDPSSDAAQKGLQRGDIILSANYKDISSVADLEAVVSQAMKDKRESVLLRVQRRGRPAMYIAFRLQ